A window of Fictibacillus halophilus contains these coding sequences:
- the racE gene encoding glutamate racemase — protein MNRPIGVIDSGVGGLTVAREIMKQLPKEEIIYLGDTKRCPYGPRPFEEVRTYTWEMIDFLLEQEIKMLVIACNTATAAVLEEAKRKLDIPVLGVIHPGARSALKATKNNHVGVIGTVGTINSGAYKQALTQIRNDVIVESLACPLFVPLVEQGKLTGEETLSAVSETLYPLKDVSIDTLILGCTHYPLLRPIIQQVMGEHITLICSGAETAREVSVILDHSGLLNTADAKPVHRFLATAESGHFLQIANHWLDRKIEKVECIKL, from the coding sequence TTGAATAGACCCATTGGAGTCATCGATTCAGGAGTGGGAGGTTTAACGGTAGCAAGAGAGATCATGAAGCAGCTACCGAAAGAAGAGATTATTTACTTAGGAGACACGAAAAGGTGTCCGTACGGTCCGAGACCATTTGAAGAGGTTAGGACTTATACGTGGGAAATGATTGATTTTCTTTTAGAACAGGAAATCAAGATGCTCGTTATCGCCTGTAATACGGCTACTGCAGCAGTATTAGAAGAAGCGAAGAGAAAGTTAGACATTCCGGTCTTAGGGGTTATCCATCCTGGTGCCCGTTCCGCTTTAAAAGCTACGAAAAATAATCACGTCGGTGTAATAGGGACAGTCGGGACGATCAATAGTGGTGCTTATAAACAGGCCCTAACGCAGATTCGTAACGATGTAATCGTAGAAAGTTTAGCGTGCCCGTTGTTCGTTCCCCTAGTTGAACAAGGAAAGTTAACAGGTGAAGAGACATTAAGTGCGGTATCAGAAACATTATATCCGCTTAAGGATGTTTCCATCGATACGTTAATCCTGGGATGCACTCATTACCCGCTGTTGAGACCGATTATTCAGCAAGTGATGGGTGAACACATCACGTTAATCTGTTCTGGCGCAGAAACTGCGCGTGAAGTTTCTGTCATCCTCGACCATAGCGGCCTCTTGAATACAGCAGATGCTAAACCGGTGCATCGTTTTTTAGCAACAGCAGAGAGCGGTCATTTTCTACAGATTGCTAACCACTGGTTAGACCGTAAGATTGAAAAAGTAGAATGTATTAAGTTGTAG
- the ptsP gene encoding phosphoenolpyruvate--protein phosphotransferase, with product MSEKISGIAASAGIAIAKAFVLQNPELTIERKSISDSASEIERFEAALKVSKEELSVIKEKANKELGEDKAAIFAAHLLVLSDPELVDAVKLKIENEKVNAEAAMDDVSSMFINMFESMDNEYMKERAADIRDVSKRVLAHLLNVTFTTPVSITEEVVILAEDLTPSDTAQLNRNYVKGFATDIGGRTSHSAIMSRSMEIPAVVGTKTITENVENGVMVIIDGLDGHVIVNPTEDEIATYEEKQKQYEKQKAEWAKLVNEKTFSSDSVQVELAANIGTPADVKGVLENGAEGVGLYRTEFLYMGRDQLPTEEEQFKAYSEVLEKMEGKPVVIRTLDIGGDKELPYLNLPKELNPFLGFRAIRLCLEEQEIFRTQLRALLRASQYGNLKIMFPMIATLGEFRAAKEILLEEKEKLVAEGIEVSESIEVGIMVEIPSTAVMADTFAKEVDFFSIGTNDLIQYTMAADRMNEQVSYLYQPYNPAILRLVKMVIDAAHKEGKWAGMCGEMAGDPIAIPILLGLGLDEFSMSATSVLPARSQILGLSKEKISAHMDEILQMETMEDVVKFAEENF from the coding sequence ATGTCTGAAAAAATTTCAGGTATTGCAGCATCAGCCGGCATCGCAATCGCAAAAGCGTTTGTTCTTCAAAACCCTGAATTAACAATCGAAAGAAAATCGATTTCAGATTCAGCAAGCGAGATCGAGCGTTTTGAAGCAGCGCTTAAAGTTTCTAAAGAAGAACTTTCTGTTATAAAAGAAAAAGCGAACAAAGAGTTAGGCGAAGATAAGGCAGCGATTTTTGCTGCCCATCTTCTTGTTTTGAGCGATCCAGAACTAGTTGATGCTGTAAAACTAAAGATTGAAAACGAGAAGGTTAATGCCGAAGCAGCAATGGACGATGTTTCATCCATGTTCATCAATATGTTTGAATCCATGGATAACGAATATATGAAAGAGCGTGCTGCAGATATACGCGACGTTTCAAAACGAGTTTTAGCACACTTGTTAAATGTGACGTTTACAACACCTGTAAGCATCACAGAAGAAGTTGTCATCTTAGCAGAAGATTTAACTCCTTCGGACACGGCTCAATTAAACCGTAATTATGTTAAAGGATTTGCAACTGACATTGGTGGGAGAACTTCTCACTCAGCAATCATGTCTCGTTCAATGGAAATTCCTGCAGTAGTAGGAACGAAAACAATTACGGAAAACGTTGAGAACGGCGTAATGGTGATCATCGACGGTCTGGATGGGCACGTAATCGTGAATCCGACTGAAGATGAAATCGCAACATATGAAGAGAAACAAAAACAATATGAAAAGCAAAAAGCGGAATGGGCAAAGCTAGTGAATGAAAAAACATTCTCAAGCGATTCTGTTCAAGTTGAGCTTGCAGCTAATATTGGAACACCAGCTGACGTAAAAGGTGTTCTTGAAAACGGTGCAGAAGGCGTTGGTTTATACCGTACAGAGTTCCTTTACATGGGCCGTGACCAACTTCCTACTGAAGAAGAGCAGTTCAAGGCATATAGTGAAGTTCTCGAAAAGATGGAAGGTAAACCAGTAGTCATCCGTACACTTGATATCGGTGGAGATAAAGAGCTTCCTTATTTAAATCTTCCGAAAGAGTTAAATCCTTTCTTAGGATTCCGTGCGATAAGACTTTGTTTAGAAGAGCAGGAAATATTCCGTACACAGCTTAGAGCACTTCTTCGTGCTAGCCAATATGGGAACTTGAAGATCATGTTCCCGATGATTGCAACACTTGGAGAATTCCGTGCTGCTAAAGAGATCTTATTAGAGGAAAAAGAAAAGCTTGTTGCTGAGGGAATTGAAGTCTCTGAATCCATTGAAGTAGGTATCATGGTAGAGATTCCATCAACAGCCGTAATGGCAGATACTTTTGCTAAAGAAGTTGACTTCTTCAGCATCGGTACAAACGATTTGATTCAATATACGATGGCTGCTGATCGTATGAACGAACAAGTTTCTTACTTGTATCAGCCGTACAATCCAGCGATCTTAAGATTAGTAAAAATGGTTATTGATGCAGCTCACAAAGAAGGTAAGTGGGCTGGTATGTGTGGAGAGATGGCAGGGGATCCGATCGCAATTCCAATTCTTCTTGGCCTTGGCCTTGATGAATTCTCGATGAGTGCTACATCTGTACTTCCTGCTCGTAGTCAGATCCTAGGTCTGTCTAAAGAAAAGATTAGTGCACACATGGATGAAATTTTACAAATGGAAACGATGGAAGACGTTGTGAAGTTTGCAGAAGAAAATTTCTAA
- a CDS encoding phosphocarrier protein HPr: MAEKTFKVTSESGIHARPATTLVNQAGQFSSDITLDYNGKSVNLKSIMGVMSLGIQQGSSIVIKAEGSDAEEAIAALENVMKKEGLGE; the protein is encoded by the coding sequence ATGGCAGAAAAAACATTCAAAGTAACTAGCGAATCAGGAATTCACGCTCGTCCAGCAACAACTTTAGTTAACCAAGCAGGTCAGTTCAGCTCAGATATTACACTTGACTACAACGGAAAAAGCGTTAACTTAAAATCAATCATGGGCGTAATGAGCCTTGGAATCCAACAAGGATCTTCAATCGTTATCAAAGCTGAAGGTTCAGATGCAGAAGAAGCAATCGCTGCATTAGAAAATGTAATGAAAAAGGAAGGGCTTGGTGAGTAA
- the ptsG gene encoding glucose-specific PTS transporter subunit IIBC: MWKKLFGVLQRVGKALMLPVAILPAAGLLLAFGNAFKNPALIERIPALDAAWFQLVADVMEKSGDIVFANLSLLFAVGVAVGLAGGEGVAGLAAIIGYLIMNVTMSVIEGVTPDMIGKDPSFANVLGIPTLQTGVFGGIIVGILASYLYKRFYNIELPQYLGFFAGKRFVPIVTAVSALALGIVMTFIWPPVQHGLNTFSESMINSNLTVAAFIFGVIERSLIPFGLHHIFYSPFWFEFGSYKSAAEGLVRGDQAIFFAQLKDNVELTAGTFMTGKFPFMMFGLPAAALAMYHEARPEQKKIVAGIMGSAALTSFLTGITEPLEFTFLFVAPVLFGIHAIFAGLSFMVMHLLNVKIGMTFSGGVIDYLLFGVLPNRTDWWLVIPVGLAFAVIYYFGFRFAIRKWNLKTPGREIVDDEVETNVGPSNKDSLAANILEGLGGESNISNLDACITRLRVSVNDPKEVDKDRLKKLGASGVLEMGNNIQAIFGTRSDTIKSEIQDIINGKTVAKPKNAEKTPEQGKVVETNNESATPTSSISTDDDRFVSPIKGKILPITEVPDQVFSGKMMGDGFAIEPAEGLVVSPVNGKIMNIFPTKHAIGIESDSGKEILIHFGIDTVKLKGEGFESFVSEGDRVKIGQKILKVDLNFVKENAPSVITPIVFTNLSDETVSVEKTGTVAIEEENIITFKK, from the coding sequence ATGTGGAAAAAACTTTTTGGTGTTCTTCAACGCGTAGGTAAAGCACTTATGCTTCCGGTTGCTATTTTGCCGGCTGCAGGTCTTTTGCTTGCCTTTGGTAATGCGTTTAAAAATCCAGCGTTGATTGAAAGAATACCTGCACTAGACGCAGCATGGTTCCAGCTTGTTGCAGACGTAATGGAGAAATCGGGAGATATTGTTTTTGCCAATTTATCGTTACTGTTTGCCGTTGGTGTTGCCGTAGGTCTTGCAGGCGGTGAAGGTGTAGCAGGATTAGCTGCTATTATCGGTTACTTGATTATGAACGTAACCATGAGCGTTATTGAAGGGGTAACACCTGATATGATCGGAAAAGATCCTTCTTTTGCGAACGTACTAGGTATTCCAACACTTCAGACGGGAGTGTTTGGAGGTATCATCGTCGGTATCTTAGCCTCCTATCTATATAAGAGGTTCTATAACATTGAACTACCTCAATACTTAGGATTCTTTGCTGGTAAGCGCTTTGTACCAATCGTAACAGCAGTTTCTGCTTTAGCACTAGGTATTGTTATGACGTTCATCTGGCCACCTGTTCAGCATGGACTAAATACGTTCTCTGAAAGCATGATTAATTCGAACTTGACGGTTGCAGCGTTTATCTTTGGAGTGATCGAACGTTCATTGATTCCTTTTGGACTTCATCACATCTTCTACTCACCGTTCTGGTTTGAGTTCGGCTCATATAAATCTGCAGCAGAAGGACTTGTTCGTGGTGACCAAGCGATCTTCTTTGCACAATTAAAAGATAACGTTGAACTAACAGCTGGTACTTTTATGACTGGTAAGTTCCCGTTCATGATGTTCGGACTTCCAGCTGCAGCATTGGCGATGTATCACGAGGCACGACCTGAACAAAAGAAAATCGTTGCGGGTATCATGGGTTCTGCTGCGTTGACTTCTTTCTTAACAGGAATCACAGAACCACTTGAGTTCACATTCTTATTTGTTGCTCCAGTATTATTTGGAATTCATGCGATTTTCGCAGGTCTTTCTTTTATGGTTATGCACTTGTTAAATGTTAAAATAGGTATGACTTTCTCTGGTGGTGTAATTGACTACTTATTGTTCGGAGTACTTCCTAACCGTACGGATTGGTGGCTGGTTATTCCTGTAGGTCTTGCCTTTGCAGTAATTTATTACTTTGGTTTCCGTTTTGCGATTCGTAAATGGAACCTTAAGACACCAGGACGAGAAATCGTGGATGATGAAGTTGAAACGAATGTTGGACCGTCCAATAAAGATTCATTAGCAGCGAATATTTTAGAGGGATTAGGCGGAGAGTCCAATATCTCTAACCTTGACGCTTGTATCACTCGACTAAGAGTTTCTGTAAATGATCCAAAGGAAGTAGACAAGGATCGATTGAAAAAACTCGGAGCTTCCGGAGTTCTTGAGATGGGTAATAACATTCAAGCGATCTTTGGAACTCGATCAGATACGATCAAGAGTGAAATTCAAGATATTATCAATGGTAAGACTGTAGCAAAACCAAAGAACGCTGAGAAAACTCCTGAACAAGGAAAAGTTGTAGAAACAAACAATGAAAGTGCTACACCAACTTCATCGATTTCTACAGATGATGATCGTTTTGTTTCTCCGATTAAAGGGAAAATACTTCCGATCACAGAAGTTCCTGACCAAGTTTTCTCAGGAAAAATGATGGGTGATGGATTTGCGATCGAACCAGCAGAAGGCTTGGTGGTTTCACCTGTTAATGGTAAGATAATGAATATCTTCCCGACAAAACATGCTATCGGTATTGAGTCAGATTCAGGCAAAGAAATTCTCATCCACTTTGGTATCGATACAGTGAAACTTAAAGGTGAAGGTTTTGAGAGCTTTGTTTCTGAAGGCGACAGAGTAAAAATCGGCCAAAAGATTTTAAAGGTTGACCTGAACTTTGTTAAAGAAAATGCACCATCCGTAATCACACCGATTGTTTTCACGAATCTTTCGGATGAAACAGTTTCAGTCGAAAAAACAGGAACTGTGGCTATAGAGGAAGAAAATATTATTACATTCAAAAAATAA
- the glcT gene encoding glucose PTS transporter transcription antiterminator GlcT, translating into MNKSLQVKKVLNNNVVIAINSSGEERIVIGKGIGFGKKQGEEILPKQVDKLFVLRDENEQEQYKTLLNSIDEEIVEVINDVIVHIRTRFEYELNEHIHVALTDHITFAIKRLEQSMDIKNPFLTETQTLYPKEYTVAEEAIEIINKSLGIHLPEGEIGFVALHIHSAITNKSVTDIKKHSELINTLMQMIQHSLDLKIDTKSINYLRLVRHLRHAIERVSMGDIMEEQEKLAKVLKEEYPLCYNLAWKLIKVMQKTLQKPVPHAEAVYLTMHLQRLSRYDNEDK; encoded by the coding sequence ATGAATAAAAGCCTGCAAGTAAAAAAAGTTTTGAATAATAATGTAGTTATTGCGATTAATTCTTCTGGTGAGGAAAGAATTGTTATAGGGAAAGGAATCGGCTTTGGCAAGAAACAAGGTGAAGAGATTCTTCCTAAGCAAGTAGACAAGTTATTTGTGTTGAGAGATGAAAACGAACAAGAACAATACAAAACGTTATTAAACTCTATAGATGAAGAGATTGTAGAAGTGATCAATGATGTGATTGTTCACATACGAACTCGATTTGAGTATGAGCTAAACGAACATATTCATGTGGCGTTAACCGATCATATTACATTTGCGATCAAGCGATTAGAACAGAGTATGGATATTAAAAATCCCTTTTTAACAGAAACACAAACACTATACCCTAAAGAATACACGGTGGCTGAAGAGGCCATTGAAATAATCAATAAATCGTTAGGTATTCATCTTCCTGAAGGGGAAATCGGTTTTGTTGCACTACATATTCACAGCGCTATTACGAATAAAAGTGTAACAGATATAAAAAAGCACTCAGAGCTCATTAACACTTTAATGCAGATGATCCAACATTCACTAGACCTTAAAATCGATACGAAAAGCATCAATTATTTGCGTCTTGTCCGTCATTTGAGGCATGCGATAGAACGGGTCTCTATGGGTGATATCATGGAAGAACAAGAAAAGTTAGCAAAAGTGTTGAAAGAAGAATATCCTTTATGCTACAATTTGGCGTGGAAGTTGATTAAGGTTATGCAAAAAACCTTACAAAAACCCGTGCCGCATGCAGAAGCAGTATACTTAACAATGCATTTGCAAAGGCTTTCGCGTTATGACAACGAAGACAAATGA
- a CDS encoding helix-turn-helix domain-containing protein — translation MKDKHYRPKPLLTKREREVFELLVQDKTTKEIAEQLFISEKTVRNHISNTMQKLGVKGRSQAVVELLRLGELEI, via the coding sequence TTGAAAGATAAACACTACCGACCGAAGCCTCTACTTACAAAAAGAGAGAGAGAAGTTTTCGAACTACTAGTTCAAGATAAGACCACAAAAGAAATTGCGGAACAATTATTCATTAGTGAGAAAACAGTTCGTAACCATATTTCAAATACCATGCAAAAGCTTGGGGTTAAAGGACGCTCTCAAGCCGTTGTAGAGTTATTGAGGCTTGGAGAACTCGAGATTTAG
- a CDS encoding acyl-CoA thioesterase gives MARQDYISDMDEWQNGFSFYHELQVRFGEIDGFGHVNNTNIFTYMEESRIAMFKELGLMTDWGAPDSEEIPVVADLQCDYLAQIMYDEKLRVYVKINEVGSSSIDIHYLGINEKQLPVFTGRGAIVQISRKNGRPVKWSEELKKQLKSFSKEAHV, from the coding sequence TTGGCTAGGCAAGATTACATTTCAGATATGGATGAGTGGCAGAATGGCTTTTCTTTTTATCACGAATTGCAAGTGCGTTTTGGTGAGATCGACGGATTTGGCCACGTGAACAATACGAATATCTTTACTTATATGGAAGAATCACGAATCGCGATGTTTAAGGAATTGGGTTTGATGACTGACTGGGGTGCTCCAGATTCTGAGGAGATTCCAGTTGTTGCAGACCTTCAATGTGATTATTTAGCTCAGATCATGTACGATGAAAAATTAAGAGTATATGTAAAGATAAATGAAGTAGGTTCATCTTCAATTGACATCCATTACTTAGGGATAAACGAGAAGCAGCTTCCTGTATTTACAGGTAGAGGTGCCATCGTACAGATTTCTAGAAAAAATGGACGACCCGTAAAATGGAGTGAAGAGCTAAAGAAACAATTAAAAAGTTTTTCTAAAGAAGCCCATGTATGA
- the sdhB gene encoding succinate dehydrogenase iron-sulfur subunit codes for MSTKMVKFVISRQDNPETAPYLEEFEIPHRPNMNVISALMEIRRNPVNAKGEATTPVTWEMGCLEEVCGACSMVINGKPRQSCTALVDQLEQPIRLEPMKTFPVVRDLAIDRSRMFDALKRVKAWIPIDGTYDLGPGPRMPETKRQWAYELSKCMTCGVCLEACPNVNSNSDFIGPAPLSQVRLFNAHPTGEMNKEERLNAIMDDGGLAECGNSQNCVQSCPKGIPLTTSIAALNRDTSFQAFKNFFGSDR; via the coding sequence ATGAGCACAAAAATGGTGAAATTCGTCATCTCAAGACAGGATAACCCGGAAACTGCCCCATATTTAGAAGAGTTTGAGATTCCTCATCGTCCAAACATGAACGTAATATCTGCTCTTATGGAAATTCGTAGAAACCCGGTTAACGCGAAAGGGGAAGCTACGACTCCCGTTACTTGGGAGATGGGTTGTTTAGAAGAAGTTTGTGGAGCATGTTCGATGGTAATCAACGGAAAGCCTAGACAATCTTGTACGGCTCTTGTTGATCAGCTAGAACAGCCGATTCGTCTTGAACCAATGAAAACATTTCCGGTTGTCCGTGATTTGGCGATCGATAGAAGTAGAATGTTTGATGCACTTAAACGAGTTAAAGCTTGGATTCCGATCGATGGCACGTACGATCTTGGACCAGGTCCTCGTATGCCTGAAACAAAGCGTCAGTGGGCATATGAACTTTCAAAATGTATGACTTGTGGTGTTTGTTTAGAAGCATGTCCGAACGTAAATTCAAATTCTGATTTTATTGGACCAGCACCTTTATCGCAAGTTCGTCTATTTAACGCTCACCCAACTGGTGAAATGAATAAAGAGGAACGTTTGAACGCAATCATGGATGACGGAGGTCTTGCAGAATGTGGGAACTCTCAAAACTGTGTGCAATCATGTCCTAAAGGTATTCCTTTAACGACATCAATCGCTGCACTTAACCGTGATACAAGCTTCCAAGCATTTAAGAACTTCTTTGGCAGTGATCGTTAA
- the sdhA gene encoding succinate dehydrogenase flavoprotein subunit, producing MSNQKIIVVGGGLAGLMATIKAAEAGVNVDLFSVVPVKRSHSVCAQGGINGAVNTKGEGDSPWEHFDDSVYGGDFLANQPPVKAMCDAAPGIIHLMDRMGVMFNRTPEGLLDFRRFGGTQHHRTAFAGATTGQQLLYALDEQVRRHEVAGLVTKYEGWEFLSAVIDDEGQCRGITAQNLKTMEIVSFPADAVIMATGGPGIIFGKSTNSVINTGGAASALYQQGVYYANGEFIQIHPTAIPGDDKLRLMSESARGEGGRVWTYKDGKPWYFLEEKYPAYGNLVPRDIATREIFHVCVDLKLGINGENMVYLDLSHKDPKELDIKLGGIIEIYEKFMGDDPRKVPMKIFPAVHYSMGGMWVDYDQMTNIPGLFAAGECEYQYHGANRLGANSLLSAIFGGMEAGPSAVRYIRGLEKTVEDVPSTVFDNQVKKDQEVYNNILSMDGTENAYVIHKELGEWMTDNVTVVRYNDKLKQTDEKIQELMQRYKNININDTSKWSNQGASFTRQLWHMLQLARVITLGALNRDESRGAHYKPDFPERNDEQWLKTTKAKFNPTTNGPEFEYEEVDVSLIQPRKRDYSKKKAGV from the coding sequence TTGAGTAATCAGAAAATAATTGTTGTTGGCGGAGGTCTCGCCGGTTTAATGGCTACAATCAAAGCAGCTGAAGCTGGTGTTAATGTTGACCTCTTTTCAGTTGTTCCAGTAAAACGTTCGCATTCTGTTTGTGCTCAAGGTGGTATAAACGGTGCTGTAAATACAAAAGGTGAAGGAGATTCCCCGTGGGAGCATTTTGATGACTCAGTATACGGTGGAGACTTCTTGGCAAATCAACCTCCTGTAAAAGCAATGTGTGACGCGGCGCCAGGTATTATTCATCTAATGGACCGTATGGGTGTAATGTTTAACAGAACACCTGAAGGATTACTTGACTTCCGTCGTTTCGGAGGAACACAGCACCATCGTACAGCATTCGCTGGTGCTACAACGGGTCAGCAGTTATTGTATGCACTAGATGAGCAAGTTCGCCGCCACGAGGTAGCAGGTCTTGTTACGAAATATGAAGGATGGGAATTCTTATCTGCTGTAATTGATGACGAAGGTCAATGTCGAGGAATTACCGCTCAAAACTTGAAAACGATGGAGATCGTAAGTTTCCCTGCAGATGCCGTTATTATGGCGACTGGCGGACCTGGTATCATTTTCGGTAAGTCGACGAACTCTGTTATTAACACAGGTGGAGCAGCATCAGCTCTTTATCAGCAAGGTGTTTATTATGCGAACGGTGAGTTCATTCAAATTCACCCGACTGCCATCCCTGGTGATGACAAGCTTCGTTTAATGAGTGAATCAGCACGTGGTGAAGGTGGACGTGTTTGGACATATAAAGACGGAAAGCCTTGGTACTTCCTAGAAGAGAAATATCCAGCATACGGTAACCTTGTTCCTCGTGATATCGCTACACGTGAAATCTTCCATGTGTGTGTTGATCTGAAGCTAGGAATCAATGGCGAGAACATGGTATACCTTGATCTTTCACACAAAGATCCTAAAGAGCTTGATATCAAGCTTGGTGGAATCATTGAGATCTATGAAAAGTTCATGGGTGATGATCCTCGTAAAGTTCCAATGAAGATCTTCCCGGCTGTTCACTATTCTATGGGTGGAATGTGGGTTGATTATGATCAGATGACGAACATTCCTGGTCTCTTCGCAGCTGGTGAGTGTGAATATCAATATCATGGTGCTAATAGATTAGGAGCAAACTCGTTGCTTTCAGCTATTTTTGGTGGTATGGAAGCAGGCCCGTCAGCTGTTAGATACATTAGAGGATTAGAAAAAACAGTTGAGGATGTACCTTCTACTGTATTTGATAACCAAGTGAAAAAAGATCAAGAAGTATACAACAATATTCTATCTATGGATGGAACTGAGAATGCTTATGTAATCCATAAAGAACTTGGAGAATGGATGACAGACAACGTAACGGTTGTACGATACAACGATAAGTTAAAACAAACGGATGAAAAGATCCAAGAATTGATGCAACGTTACAAAAACATCAATATTAACGATACATCCAAGTGGAGCAATCAAGGTGCATCATTTACTCGTCAGCTATGGCACATGCTTCAGCTTGCTCGTGTTATTACGCTCGGGGCCCTTAACCGTGATGAAAGCCGTGGAGCACATTACAAACCAGACTTCCCTGAACGTAATGATGAGCAATGGTTAAAAACAACAAAAGCGAAATTCAATCCAACAACGAACGGACCAGAATTCGAATATGAAGAAGTAGATGTTTCGCTTATCCAGCCACGTAAACGTGACTATTCTAAGAAGAAGGCAGGGGTGTAA
- a CDS encoding succinate dehydrogenase cytochrome b558 subunit, whose translation MAGSRDFINRRIHSLLGVIPIGIFLVQHLVVNHFATRDAEAFNKAAHFMESLPFRIFLETFVIYLPILFHAVYGLYITFQAKNNVTRYGYFRNMMFLVQRVTGVITLIFIAWHVWETRVQAAFGQEVNFDMMADILSSPFMVAFYLVGVLSAVFHFANGLWSFFVSWGLTVSPRSQKISTYVTMGVFVALAIVSVRTIFAFI comes from the coding sequence ATGGCTGGCAGTAGAGATTTTATTAACAGAAGGATTCATTCATTATTAGGAGTAATTCCGATTGGGATTTTTCTCGTACAGCATTTAGTTGTGAACCATTTTGCAACGAGAGATGCTGAAGCATTTAACAAAGCGGCACATTTTATGGAAAGTTTACCGTTTCGTATTTTCCTAGAAACGTTTGTCATCTACTTACCTATTTTGTTTCATGCCGTGTATGGACTTTACATTACGTTTCAAGCTAAAAATAACGTTACCCGCTATGGCTATTTCCGCAACATGATGTTCCTCGTTCAGCGTGTAACAGGCGTTATCACATTAATTTTTATCGCATGGCATGTATGGGAAACACGTGTACAAGCTGCGTTCGGACAAGAAGTGAACTTTGATATGATGGCAGATATTTTAAGCTCTCCATTTATGGTTGCCTTCTACCTTGTAGGTGTTTTATCAGCAGTATTCCATTTTGCTAACGGATTATGGTCGTTCTTTGTCAGCTGGGGCCTTACAGTTTCGCCTCGTTCACAGAAAATATCAACATACGTAACGATGGGTGTATTCGTTGCACTTGCTATTGTTAGCGTAAGAACAATCTTTGCATTCATTTAA
- a CDS encoding YslB family protein, which produces MFKQKTKDENTPVEQLSVSAFGYEILRSDLLPELLGKQERNILYWAGRHLARKYPLHTMEEVHAFFVEAGWGTLEMIEASKTEMNFSLNSQLIVQRMENFNHQTFSLEAGFLAEQVQLQKKCTTEALESIKRNKVFITVQWDKKDTIE; this is translated from the coding sequence ATGTTTAAACAAAAGACAAAGGATGAAAACACCCCTGTAGAACAGCTTTCTGTTTCAGCTTTTGGGTATGAGATCCTTCGAAGCGACTTATTGCCTGAACTTCTTGGCAAACAAGAACGAAATATTCTCTATTGGGCAGGAAGACACTTGGCTAGAAAATATCCTTTACATACGATGGAAGAAGTTCACGCTTTTTTTGTTGAAGCTGGCTGGGGTACTCTTGAAATGATCGAAGCTTCAAAAACAGAGATGAATTTCTCTTTGAACTCTCAATTGATTGTGCAACGAATGGAAAACTTTAATCATCAAACGTTCAGCCTAGAAGCAGGCTTCCTCGCTGAACAGGTTCAGCTGCAAAAAAAATGCACAACAGAAGCTTTAGAATCTATCAAACGAAACAAAGTTTTTATTACTGTTCAATGGGATAAAAAAGATACGATCGAATAA